One stretch of Halobaculum marinum DNA includes these proteins:
- a CDS encoding biotin--[acetyl-CoA-carboxylase] ligase — MSDAVEAGLPATRRRLLDALADGPVSGPALADEVGVSRAAIWNHVEALRDAGLAVDSTDDGYVVGDVSGYSGEAIAYGLDGPFAVDYHDSVGSTNDRAREVAAAGARDVVVVADEQTASRGRLDREWVSPPGGVWLSVVCRPEVPPAHAPAYTLAMAVAVTRACREAGVDARIKWPNDVLVGDGGERGGRKLCGILTEMEGEADRVSWLVIGVGLNANVDPADLPPDADATSLLAERGDPVDRHVLVQRIVKEFDALRGDLRGAVDAWEEYADTVGRRVRVDTPGGVVEGEAVGVEFPGALLVDTGDDTVRVTAGDCEHLRPAAE, encoded by the coding sequence GTGAGCGACGCCGTCGAGGCGGGCCTCCCAGCCACGCGCCGGCGCCTCCTCGACGCCCTCGCCGACGGTCCCGTCTCGGGGCCGGCGCTCGCCGACGAGGTGGGCGTGTCGCGCGCCGCCATCTGGAACCACGTCGAGGCGCTCCGCGACGCCGGCCTCGCCGTCGACAGCACCGACGACGGGTACGTCGTGGGCGACGTGTCGGGCTACTCTGGCGAGGCTATCGCCTACGGCCTGGACGGCCCGTTCGCCGTCGACTACCACGACAGCGTCGGGTCGACGAACGACCGCGCGCGCGAGGTGGCCGCCGCCGGTGCTCGCGACGTGGTGGTCGTCGCCGACGAGCAGACCGCCTCGCGCGGCCGCCTCGACCGCGAGTGGGTGTCCCCGCCCGGCGGCGTCTGGCTCTCCGTTGTGTGTCGCCCGGAGGTCCCTCCGGCGCACGCGCCGGCGTACACCCTCGCGATGGCGGTCGCGGTCACGCGCGCCTGCCGGGAGGCCGGCGTCGACGCACGGATCAAGTGGCCCAACGACGTGTTGGTCGGCGACGGCGGCGAGCGTGGCGGGCGGAAACTGTGCGGGATCTTGACCGAGATGGAGGGGGAGGCGGACCGCGTCTCGTGGCTCGTGATCGGCGTCGGCCTCAACGCGAACGTCGACCCCGCCGACCTCCCACCGGACGCTGACGCGACGAGTCTCCTCGCCGAGCGCGGCGACCCGGTCGACAGGCACGTGCTCGTCCAACGGATCGTCAAGGAGTTCGACGCGCTCCGGGGCGACCTCCGCGGCGCGGTCGACGCGTGGGAGGAGTACGCCGACACGGTCGGTCGCCGCGTCCGTGTCGACACGCCCGGCGGCGTCGTCGAAGGCGAGGCCGTCGGCGTCGAGTTCCCCGGCGCGCTCCTCGTCGACACCGGCGACGACACGGTTCGCGTGACCGCGGGTGACTGCGAGCACCTCCGCCCGGCGGCGGAGTGA
- a CDS encoding universal stress protein — protein sequence MYDRILVPTDGSDGVERAVRHAVDLAVEHGATVHALYVVNSASYAGMPMESSWEGIDEMLRSDADDAVSLVEALGDDYEVPVETAVVDGSPSREIVRYAEDNDCDLIVMGTHGRGGIDRLLLGSVAEKVVRASNVPVLTVRVTDRN from the coding sequence GTCGAGCGCGCGGTCCGCCACGCGGTCGACCTCGCGGTCGAGCACGGGGCGACCGTCCACGCGTTGTACGTCGTCAACTCGGCGTCGTACGCGGGGATGCCGATGGAGTCGAGTTGGGAGGGGATCGACGAGATGCTCCGCAGCGACGCCGATGACGCCGTCTCGCTCGTGGAGGCGCTCGGCGACGACTACGAGGTCCCGGTCGAGACGGCGGTCGTGGACGGGTCGCCGAGCAGAGAGATCGTCCGCTACGCCGAGGACAACGACTGCGACCTGATCGTGATGGGCACACACGGCCGCGGCGGGATCGATCGGCTCCTGCTCGGAAGCGTCGCAGAGAAGGTCGTCCGGGCGTCGAACGTGCCGGTGTTGACGGTGCGCGTGACCGACCGGAACTGA
- a CDS encoding universal stress protein produces MTLVVVPVRYPLSKHSRATLSEAIRIAEERDAELTVLHVDLYQDGKEVTRTGLKRAVEREFGGLPNVRYVVRRGFLVEETILDEVAAEQAEVVVIGAKQASRWRRTIQKLFSDPDIESFLKGKLDATVITVRADGEARELASAKGGRDDP; encoded by the coding sequence ATGACGCTGGTCGTCGTGCCGGTGCGATACCCACTCTCGAAACACTCGAGAGCGACGCTGTCGGAGGCGATCCGGATCGCCGAGGAACGCGACGCCGAGTTGACCGTCCTCCACGTGGATCTGTATCAGGACGGCAAAGAGGTGACCCGCACCGGCCTCAAACGCGCGGTCGAGCGCGAGTTCGGCGGACTCCCCAACGTCCGCTACGTCGTCCGCCGGGGGTTCCTCGTCGAGGAGACCATCCTCGACGAGGTCGCCGCCGAGCAGGCCGAGGTGGTCGTGATCGGTGCCAAGCAGGCGAGTCGCTGGCGCCGAACCATCCAGAAACTGTTCTCCGACCCGGACATCGAGTCGTTCCTCAAAGGGAAACTCGACGCGACGGTGATCACCGTGCGAGCCGACGGTGAGGCCCGCGAACTCGCGTCCGCGAAGGGCGGGCGCGACGACCCGTGA